From Thermoflavifilum aggregans, a single genomic window includes:
- a CDS encoding glycoside hydrolase family 97 protein produces MKHLLFIICLICFTLGSYAQSYELHSPDGQTRIEVKSRHGIHFTVWRHEKILIPDVQVGLIINQDTLGDDPLQRISTGRIEQIITPVVAIKNKQIPDTCNVLTLQFRNKYRLVFRVYNDAVAYRFETSWKQDSVNVQNEICSLHMPDRTQAFFQWAPRWMNNYEHVYQLLPLDSLTADKTTQLPLLMKLSDGGYVLFTESDLYDYPGMYFTGNGKGLMEAIYPPAVKTVRLLQPPQWGWDREVYPKEVYPYIARTSGARSFPWRILAFADQDKELLNNEIVYKLAKPNQLAQTDWIQPGQVAWDWWNDWDLTGVDFRAGINTKTYQYYIDFAARHHIPYIIMDDGWYVLDDLTRVVPDIDMPTLLNYAKQKNVGIILWCSWHTLDQQMDTVLPLFARWGIKGIKVDFMDRDDQAVVNFYWRCAAAAAKYHLLVDFHGAHKPAGLQRTYPNVVNFEGVPGLEQDKWSSTIATSTMAVTLPFIRMFAGPMDYTPGAMRNAQPRDFAPINNHPMSLGTRCQQLAMYVLYDAPLQMLSDNPVAYEKEQPCLDFISSVPTTWDETLPLDGEVGKYVLMARKKGNTYFVGAMTNEKARDLTLSFSFLPPGAHRIVYYADGINADRNGNDYVMKEATVQAGDVWHIHLAPGGGWVARIE; encoded by the coding sequence ATGAAACATCTGCTCTTCATTATTTGCCTTATATGCTTCACGCTTGGCAGCTATGCACAGTCGTATGAACTGCATTCACCCGATGGTCAAACACGTATAGAAGTAAAAAGCAGGCATGGGATTCATTTTACGGTATGGCGCCATGAAAAAATCTTGATTCCGGATGTGCAGGTAGGATTGATTATCAATCAAGATACCCTCGGCGACGACCCTCTGCAGCGTATTTCCACAGGCCGCATCGAACAGATCATCACGCCTGTGGTTGCTATCAAAAACAAGCAAATCCCCGACACCTGTAATGTATTGACTCTGCAATTTCGCAACAAATACCGCCTTGTGTTCCGCGTGTATAACGATGCGGTAGCCTATCGGTTTGAAACATCATGGAAACAGGATTCGGTGAATGTACAAAATGAAATCTGCTCGCTTCATATGCCCGATCGCACCCAGGCTTTCTTCCAATGGGCGCCACGTTGGATGAATAATTACGAACATGTGTATCAGCTATTGCCCCTCGATAGCCTCACTGCCGATAAAACAACTCAATTGCCCCTGCTGATGAAATTATCTGATGGTGGTTATGTGTTGTTTACCGAATCAGATTTATACGATTATCCTGGCATGTATTTTACCGGCAATGGCAAAGGCCTAATGGAGGCTATCTATCCGCCTGCGGTAAAAACCGTGCGTTTGCTGCAGCCACCGCAATGGGGCTGGGATCGGGAAGTATATCCCAAAGAAGTGTATCCTTACATCGCACGTACTTCTGGCGCCAGATCTTTTCCATGGCGCATCCTGGCATTTGCTGATCAAGACAAAGAATTGCTGAACAATGAAATTGTTTATAAGCTGGCAAAGCCCAATCAGCTTGCACAGACCGACTGGATTCAGCCCGGGCAGGTGGCCTGGGACTGGTGGAACGACTGGGATCTCACCGGCGTGGATTTCCGTGCCGGCATCAACACCAAAACCTATCAGTACTATATTGATTTTGCCGCACGCCATCATATTCCCTACATCATCATGGACGATGGCTGGTATGTGCTGGACGATCTGACCCGCGTGGTGCCAGATATTGACATGCCTACCTTGCTGAACTATGCCAAACAAAAAAATGTGGGTATCATCCTGTGGTGTTCCTGGCATACACTCGATCAGCAGATGGATACCGTGTTGCCGCTATTTGCCCGATGGGGAATTAAAGGTATCAAAGTGGATTTCATGGATCGCGACGATCAGGCCGTAGTGAATTTTTACTGGCGTTGTGCGGCAGCTGCAGCCAAATATCATTTGCTGGTAGATTTTCACGGGGCACATAAGCCAGCAGGCCTGCAGCGCACCTATCCGAATGTAGTGAATTTTGAAGGCGTACCAGGTCTGGAACAAGACAAATGGTCTTCAACTATTGCAACCTCCACCATGGCTGTGACGCTCCCATTTATCCGCATGTTTGCCGGTCCTATGGACTATACTCCCGGAGCCATGCGCAATGCCCAGCCACGCGATTTTGCACCTATCAACAACCATCCCATGAGCCTGGGTACGCGCTGCCAGCAGCTGGCGATGTATGTACTTTACGATGCACCGCTACAAATGCTGAGCGACAATCCTGTAGCCTATGAGAAAGAGCAACCATGCCTGGACTTCATCTCTTCCGTACCCACGACCTGGGACGAAACCCTGCCACTGGATGGCGAAGTAGGGAAATATGTGCTTATGGCTCGCAAAAAAGGAAACACCTACTTTGTAGGAGCCATGACCAATGAAAAAGCACGGGATCTTACTCTTTCGTTTTCGTTTCTTCCGCCAGGCGCTCACCGTATCGTGTATTATGCCGATGGAATCAACGCCGATCGCAATGGCAACGATTATGTCATGAAAGAAGCTACCGTACAAGCCGGAGATGTCTGGCATATTCATCTGGCTCCGGGAGGCGGATGGGTAGCCCGAATCGAATAA
- a CDS encoding N-acetylmuramoyl-L-alanine amidase: MTLQGVKKLIILYLWMGLACLIISCNPHFYRLNQATRAAYRQQLKQMRKAYRHFVPVQLPMDSLQQAFWIAPSPNFNIRYPDLVIIHQTEEQSCAQSLSTLTNPHRAGRVSSHYLICKDGTIFQLVPDVYRAWQAGVSRWGPIRDVNSVSIGIELDNTGREPFPETQIHSLLVLLHVLQQRYRLDTASFVGHADIAPTRKQDPSVYFPWNELAAHGFGFWRDSVLVDPPADFHPWDALRIIGYDLSDTTAALVAFKRHFVQTDITPVMDSLSLKILYDVYQKYRR, from the coding sequence ATGACATTACAAGGGGTTAAAAAGCTTATTATCCTGTATCTGTGGATGGGCCTGGCTTGCCTAATCATCAGCTGCAATCCTCATTTCTATCGGCTGAATCAGGCCACCAGAGCGGCTTATCGGCAACAACTCAAACAGATGCGAAAAGCCTATCGGCATTTTGTGCCCGTTCAACTGCCCATGGATTCGCTGCAACAAGCTTTCTGGATCGCCCCTTCTCCCAATTTCAATATCCGTTATCCTGATCTGGTGATCATTCATCAAACAGAAGAACAAAGCTGTGCACAATCCTTGTCGACCCTTACCAATCCCCACCGGGCCGGCCGAGTAAGCAGCCATTATCTGATCTGCAAGGACGGTACCATCTTTCAGCTCGTGCCTGATGTGTACCGGGCCTGGCAGGCTGGTGTTTCCCGCTGGGGACCTATCCGCGATGTGAATTCGGTATCGATTGGCATTGAACTCGACAATACAGGACGGGAACCTTTTCCGGAAACGCAAATCCATTCCTTGCTGGTATTGCTGCACGTCCTGCAGCAACGCTATCGTCTGGATACCGCAAGCTTTGTAGGACATGCCGATATTGCTCCCACACGCAAACAGGATCCCAGTGTATATTTCCCGTGGAATGAATTAGCAGCTCATGGATTTGGTTTCTGGCGCGACAGCGTGTTGGTCGATCCTCCGGCCGATTTTCATCCCTGGGATGCCCTGCGCATCATCGGCTATGATCTGAGTGATACCACTGCAGCACTGGTAGCTTTCAAACGACATTTTGTACAAACCGATATTACGCCCGTGATGGATAGCCTGTCGCTGAAGATCTTATATGATGTGTATCAGAAATACAGAAGATGA
- a CDS encoding 3-keto-disaccharide hydrolase produces MRSHLLLGLTALLPAVFLTAAAAQTNNKLTNKEKQEGWQLLFNGHDLSGWHGYQHKPATAWEVVDGTLHCKGKGPGFSPVDLVTDDSSFSSFDLKIDWKIAPRANSGILYLVRETQPASYYTGPEFQLIDDEHYPEKLEPWQHTGADYAMHVPQIRPVHPAGEWNHTEIIVRGSHVQYWLNGKKILEFDMWTPEWYKLKNEGKWKDYPDYGKYHSGHIALQDHGDEVWFRNIKIKKL; encoded by the coding sequence ATGAGATCTCATCTGCTTTTAGGACTAACGGCCTTATTACCCGCTGTATTTTTAACTGCTGCGGCTGCCCAAACCAACAACAAGCTTACTAACAAAGAAAAACAAGAGGGATGGCAATTGCTATTTAACGGCCACGATCTCAGCGGCTGGCACGGATATCAGCATAAACCTGCAACAGCCTGGGAAGTTGTGGACGGAACCCTGCACTGCAAGGGAAAAGGACCCGGATTCTCACCCGTGGATCTAGTTACGGACGACAGCAGTTTTTCCAGCTTTGATCTGAAAATAGACTGGAAAATTGCACCCCGTGCTAACAGCGGCATCCTGTATCTGGTGCGGGAAACACAGCCTGCTTCCTATTACACGGGTCCTGAATTTCAGCTCATTGATGACGAGCATTATCCCGAAAAACTGGAACCATGGCAACATACGGGTGCCGACTACGCCATGCATGTACCACAAATCCGTCCTGTGCATCCGGCAGGCGAATGGAATCATACCGAAATTATCGTGCGTGGCTCGCATGTCCAATACTGGCTGAACGGCAAAAAAATTCTGGAATTTGATATGTGGACGCCTGAATGGTATAAACTGAAAAACGAAGGCAAGTGGAAAGATTATCCTGATTATGGCAAATATCACAGCGGACATATTGCATTGCAGGATCATGGTGATGAAGTGTGGTTCCGGAATATCAAAATCAAAAAGCTCTAA